CCGCCGCGCCAGGCGCCGACCACGTCGGCGGCGTCGACCGGCGTCCCCGTGGGGGCGTCGGGAGGGACGGTGGCGGTGGTGGTCGACGGGCTCGTCGCCGGGTCGTCGGAGCCGCCGGCGCACCCCGCGACCAGCAGCAGGCCGAGCAGCGCGAACCGGGCCGCGGGCGCACGGCCCGGCGTCACTCGAGCTCCAGGTCGATCTCGCCGGTGGGGAGCCCGACCAGCTTCACGGTGAGCGGACCGGAGGACGAGTCGTCGCGCGTGAACTCACTCGTCGACGGCGCCAGGTCGGCCAGGCACGCCTCACCGGTCTCGGCCTCGAGCTCGATGGTCACCTGGTCGTCCTGGTCGGTGAGCTCGACCGCCTGGAACGGGCACGTGCGGCTGCCCCACACCGTGACGGCGAACCGGCGGTCGCGCTCCAACCACGTGACGATCGGTCCGCGGTCGTCGGTCATGTCCAGGGCCTCCAGCTGCAGCTGCGGCGGGATGCCGGTGTAGCTGCGGTCGGCCGGCCCGCCCGCACCGACGCAGCCGGTCAGCGCCAGGGCGGCCGCGAGCGTGAGGGCGAGGCTCCGGATGTGCATGCCCCATGCTGACACGGCGGACGACGACTCACACGGCGCGGCCCGCGTCCACTAGCCTCGGGTGCGTGAACGACATCGTCGTGTTCTCCGGAAGCGCCCACCGTGGTCTGGCCGAGCAGATCTGCAGCCACCTCGGGACGACCCTGTCGCCGTCGGAGACGGTGCGGTTCAGCAACGACTGCCTCCAGGTGCAGCTGCTGGCCAACTGTCGCCAGCGCGACGTCTACATCGTGCAGCCCCTCGTCCCGCCGACGCAGGACCACCTGATGGAGCTGCTGCTGATGGTCGACGCGGCCAGGGGCGCCTCGGCGTCCTCGGTCACCGTCGTCGTGCCGCACTACGCGTACGCGCGGTCGGACAAGAAGGACGCGTCGCGCATCTCGATCGGCGGCAAGCTGGTCGCCGACATGATGGCGACGGCGGGGGTGAGCCGGGTCGTCACCATGACGCTGCACGCGCCCCAGGTGCACGGGTTCTTCTCCATGCCGCTGGACCACCTGACGGCCATCGGCGAGCTGGCCGACTACTACCGGTCGACCGACCTGACCGACACCGTGGTGGTCTCGCCGGACTTCGGCAACGCCAAGACGGCCTCGCAGTTCGCCCGGCTCCTCGGCCTGCCCGTCGCGGCCGGCAGCAAGCAGCGCAAGGCCGACGACAAGGTCGTGATCGACGCCATCGTCGGCGACGTGCACGGCAAGCGGGTCATCGTGCTGGACGACGAGATCGCCACCGGCGGGTCGATCATCGAGCTGATCGCCATGCTCGAGGCCGAGGGGGTCACCGAGACCTCCGTGGCCTGCACGCACGGCCTGTTCACCGGCAAGGCGGTGGAGCGGCTGCGGTCGCACCCCCTCATCACCGAGGTCGTCACGACCGACACCGTCCCCGCGCCGACGGACTGGCCCGAGCTCAAGGTGCGTTCGGTGGCGCCGCTCTTCGCCGAGGCGATCGCCCGCATCCACGCAGGGGAGTCGGTCTCCAGCCTGTTCGACGGCGTCGATCCCACCCACGCCCCGCCCCAGCCCAAGCTCCCCCTCTGACGCCCGCCCACCTACCCTCTGTTGTTGTGAGCGACGCACCGATCGGCATCTTCGACTCCGGGTTCGGGGGTCTGACCGTGGCGCGAGCCGTGCTCGACCAGCTGCCGCACGAGTCGGTGCTCTACCTGGGCGACACGGCCCGGCAGCCGTACGGACCCCTGCCGATCTCCCAGGTCCGCGAGTACGCGCTGGACTGCCTCGACCACCTGGTGGACCACGGGGTGAAGGCGTTGGTGATCGCCTGCAACTCCGCCAGCGCCGCGGTGCTCCGCGACGCCCGGGAGCGGTATGCCGTCCCGGTGGTGGAGGTGATCGTCCCGGCGACACGCCGCGCGGTCAACGCGACCCGCAACGGCCGGGTCGGCGTCATCTGCACGCAGTCCACCGCCACGTCGCGCGCGTACGACGACGCCTTCGCCGCGAACCCGTCGATCGAGCTGCACACCCGCGCGTGCCCGCGGTTCGTGGAGTTCGTCGAGGCGGGTGTGACCGGCGGGGAGGAACTGATCACCGTCGCCCGCGAGTACCTGGCCCCGTTGAAGGAGGCCGGTGTCGACACCCTCGTGCTGGGTTGCACCCACTACCCGTTGCTGACCGGCGTAGTGTCGTACGTCATGGGTGACACGGTGACGTTGGTGTCCAGCGCGGAGGAGACCGCGAAGGACGTCTTCGCGCTGCTCGCACGCGAGGACCTCGCCCGGGGCCCCGGCGCGTCCGCACCGCGGCACCGCTTCATGACGACCGGGCGCCCTGGCGAGTTCGGAGAGATCGGCCGACGCTTCCTCGGCCCGGAGGTCGGCGACGTCGAGGCGTTCACCCGGCCGGCCCCGGAGGTGATCGCATGAGGCTGACCGTCGTCGGCTGTGCGGGTTCGTACCCCGGGCCCGACTCGGCCGCGAGCTGCTACCTGCTGGAGACCGAGCACGAGGGGCGCACGTGGCGCCTGGTGCTCGACCTGGGCAACGGCTCGCTCGGCCAGCTGCAGCGCTACTGCGACCCCCGTGACGTCGACGGGTTCGCCATCAGCCACCTGCACCCCGACCACTGCCTGGACCTCACCAGCTACACGGTGCTCAGCAAGTACCACCCCGACGGCGCGTACGGCCGGGTCCCGATCCACGCGCCGGCGGGCGCGGCCGAGTACATCTCGGTCGCCGGCGGTCCCGGCGGCGAACCGGTGTGCGCGAACCTGGCCTTCTCGGTGTGGGAGCAGGACCCCGTGGCCGAGATCGGTCCGTTTCGGGTCGTCGCGACGCAGGTCGACCACCCGGTCACGGCCTTCGGTCTGCGGGTCGAGGTGCAGGGCCACGTCGTGGCCTACTCCGGCGACACCGGGCCCACCCCGGCGATCGACGACGTGGCCCGCGACGCCGACCTGTTCCTGTGCGAGGCGTCCTTCCTCGAGTCGCGTGACAACCCGCCGAACCTGCACCTCACGGGTGCCGAGGCGGGCCGGTTCGCGGCCAGCTCGGGGAGCCGGCTGCTGCTCGTCACCCACATCCCCGCCTGGACCGACGCGGCCGAGGTCGAGGCGGACGTGAAGTCCTCCTGGGACGGTGACTACCGGATCGTGCGGCCGGGCGACGTCTTCGAGGTCTGAGTCTCCTCGTAGGGTCGGGGCATGACTTCGCGCGAGGACGGCCGAGCCGTCGACCAGCTCCGGGACATCCGCATCACCCGGGGGTGGCTCGACCACGCCCAGGGGTCCTGCCTGATCGAGTTCGGCAAGACCCGGGTGCTGTGCGCCGCTGCGGCCTCCGAAGGCGTGCCGAGGTGGCGCAAGGGTTCGGGTCTGGGCTGGGTCACCGCCGAGTACGCGATGCTGCCGCAGGCCACCCACGACCGGTCGTCCCGTGAGTCGGTCAAGGGTCGCATCGGCGGACGCACCCACGAGATCTCCCGGCTCGTCGGCCGGTCCCTGCGGGCGACGATCGACGACAAGGCGCTCGGCGAGAACACCATCACGATCGACTGCGACGTGCTGCAGGCCGACGGGGGTACCCGGACGGCGGCCATCACCGGTGCGTACATCGCGCTGGCGGACGCGGTCGCGCACCTGAAGGGCCTGGGCGCCACCGCGGGCGAACCGCTCGTGGAGTCGGTGGCCGCCATCAGCGTCGGCATCGTCGACGGGGTGCCGATGCTGGACCTTCCGTACGTCGAGGACGTCAGGGCCCACACCGACATGAACGTGGTGATGACGGGCAGCGGTGCGTTCGTGGAGGTCCAGGGCACGGCCGAGGGGCAGCCGTTCGACAAGGCGGAGCTCGACGCGCTGCTCGAGCTGGCGGCCGGCGGGTGCGCCGACCTCACCCGGCTGCAGACCGAGGCCCTGTCGGCATGATCGGAGCGGCCGGGTGACGCAGGTCGTGCTGGCGTCCAACAACGCCAAGAAGCTGACTGAGCTGCGCCGCATCCTGGCGCCGCTCGTCCCGGGGGTCGAGGTGCTGGGCCTCGCGGACGTGGAGTCCTACGACGAGCCGGCTGAGACCGAACCGACCTTCGCCGGCAACGCCCTGCTCAAGGCGCGCGCCTGTCTGCAGGTGACCGGTCTGCCGTCGCTGGCCGACGACTCGGGTCTGTGCGTCGACGCGCTCAACGCGATGCCGGGGGTCCTCTCGGCCCGGTGGTCGGGCGTGCCCAAGGCCGACGGTGGTGACGCCGCCAACAACGCGTTGCTGCTGAGCCAGCTGTCCGACGTGCCCGACGAGCGTCGGGGCGCCCGGTTCGTGTGCGCGGTGGCGCTGTGCCTGCCCGGCGGCGTCGAGGTCGTCGAGCACGGCGAGATGCCCGGGCGGGTCCTGCGGGCGGAACAGGGTGAGGGCGGGTTCGGCTACGACCCGCTGTTCGCGGCGGACGGCTACGAGGTGTCGACCGCCGAGCTGGACCCGGTCGAGAAGGACCGGATCAGTCACCGGGGCCGCGCCCTGACGCTCATGGCACCCCACGTGGCCCACCACCTCACCTCCCCCTAGGGGCGGTGGATTCGCGACCGATAGGCCCCGGCGGTGCCCCACGGACCGAATACGGCGCCATTCGGTCGCATGCTCACCGCGCCGGGGATTCGGTCCCGAATCCACCGCCCGGGGCGGGGGTCAGGCGGCGGGGAGTCCGTCGGGAGTGCACAGCGCCCCGATGTCGGCGCTGCGGTCGCTGGCGATCAGGTCGAACAGGGCCGGAGCGCGTTCGGGGTCCCAGTTGACGGCGAAGTCGCGCAGCGGCACGGTGCAGTTGAGGCCGCCGCCGCCCATCGCCGACGACAGCGACCAGGCGAAGCGGGCCAGACTGATCGGCCCGACGTTGTCGCCGATGGCCAGGGAGCCGGTGCCCGCCCGGGCGACCTGCACGTACCGCACCGGGTTGAGGACCGTCCACGGGCTCTTGGCCTCGCCGGCGATCGATCCGATGACCTCGCGCTGGCTCTGCACCCGCTGGATGTCCTGCGTGGCGAAGGTCTTGCGTGACCGCGAGTACCCGAGGGCGGTGGCACCGTCGGCCTCCTGGCAGCCGGCCTGCAGCGAGATGCCGGCCAACGGGTCGTCGATCGCGGTCTCGGGGCAGATCTCGACGCCGCCGAGGGAGTCGACGACCTTGACCAGGCCTCCGAACCCGATCTCGACGTAGTCGTCGACCCGGATGCCGGTGTTGAGCTCGACGGTCTGCACCAGCAGCTCGGGACCGCCGAAGGCGTACGCCGCGTTGATCTTCGTCCGGTCGTAGCCGGGGATGTCGACCAGGGAGTCCCGGGGGATCGACAGCAGGACGGTGGGACCGGAGCCGACGTGCATCAGCATGATCGTGTCGGTGCGTCCGTTGCCGCCCTCGTCGGGCCCGGTCGCGAGCTCGACCTGCTCGGCCTCGGTCAGACCTGCGCGACTGTCGGTGCCGACCAGCAGGTACGTGCGGCCCGGCTGCTCCGCCGGGCGGTCACCGTCGGGCTCGGCATCGACCCGCTCGATCTGCGACCAGGCCCACACGGGGACGGCGACCAGGAAGATCAGCCAGGCGCCGAGCACGAGGCCCACGATCCTGCCGACCGGGCGCCGGCGCCGCGGGGGCGACGGCGGACCCGCAGCCGGCCGGCCACCCGGGGGCGGCAGGTTCGGCGGGGGCAGGTCGGGCTGTCGTCGTGACGGGTCGCCGGACGGTGTGCCCCGAGCCGGACGACCGTCGTCGTACAACCACGCGTACCGGTCATCGGGGTGCGGCTCGGGCATGGTCCGACCGTACCCGAGCGCCACGGGAGTTCCGGGAAATACGTCACCGACCCCGGCGCGCCCTCAACCTCAGGTCGAGGGTTTGTGCTCATACTGGTCGGGCTCCAGCTCCTTCCCCACGTTGAGGTTGCCATGCCTGACGATCGCTCGAGCCGTGGTTCGGCCGCGGCGTCCGCGACCGCGCGGATCCAGTTCCGTCGTGCCCTGACGCTGACGGTCATGACGATGGTCATGCCCGGTTCGGCCCAGCTCGTCCTCGGCAACCGGCAGGTGGGCCGCATCGCGGTCCGGGTGTGGCTCGCCACGATCGCGGCGCTCGTCCTCGTGCTGGCCCTCGCGATGGTGTCGCGCACCGGACTGTTCGGGCTGCTGACCAACGGGAACGTCCTCACGCTGGTGCGCTGGTACCTGATCCTGGGCGCCGTCGGCTGGGTCCTGCTGCTGCTCGACGCCTGGCGGCTCGGCACGCCCCTGCAGCTGCCGCGGCCCCACCGGCTCTGGATGACCGGCATCAACGGCGCGCTGTGCTTCGCGACGGCGGCCGTGATGCTGTTCGCGGCGCACCTCGTGAGCGTCCAGAACGCCTTCATCGGCACGGTGTTCGCGGCCACGGAGTCCTCCGACGCGACCGAGGGACGCTACAACGTCCTGCTGCTCGGCGGCGACTCCGGCAGCGACCGCGAGGGCATGCGGCCGGACTCCCTCACCGTGGCCAGCATCGACGCCGACACCGGTCGCACGGTGCTGGTCGGCCTGCCCCGCAACCTCGAGGACGTCCCGTTCCCTGAAGGCAGCGTCATGCACGAGGAGTTCCCCGACGGCTTCACCTGCGACGACTGCTACCTGAACTCCGTCCACACCTGGGCGACCGACCACGCCGACCTGTTCCCGGGATCGGACGA
The Aeromicrobium marinum DSM 15272 genome window above contains:
- a CDS encoding LCP family protein, which gives rise to MPDDRSSRGSAAASATARIQFRRALTLTVMTMVMPGSAQLVLGNRQVGRIAVRVWLATIAALVLVLALAMVSRTGLFGLLTNGNVLTLVRWYLILGAVGWVLLLLDAWRLGTPLQLPRPHRLWMTGINGALCFATAAVMLFAAHLVSVQNAFIGTVFAATESSDATEGRYNVLLLGGDSGSDREGMRPDSLTVASIDADTGRTVLVGLPRNLEDVPFPEGSVMHEEFPDGFTCDDCYLNSVHTWATDHADLFPGSDDPGMDATVEAVEAVTGLTINYHAMVNMQGFAQLIDAVGGVTVDVKERTAIGGIGSPITGWIEAGTRELDGDEALWYSRSRVQNSDFSRMGRQKCVMNAMLQQLSPSKVLLNVEEIAASSEALLHTDIPAGELNTFMDLALKARQEPMSTVSLVPPLVYTGNPDYPTVRRLVDEAIAVAEGVEAPPALQTARLDLPSFDTPEQQAADPTLDNQSENLAETC
- a CDS encoding LCP family protein; amino-acid sequence: MPEPHPDDRYAWLYDDGRPARGTPSGDPSRRQPDLPPPNLPPPGGRPAAGPPSPPRRRRPVGRIVGLVLGAWLIFLVAVPVWAWSQIERVDAEPDGDRPAEQPGRTYLLVGTDSRAGLTEAEQVELATGPDEGGNGRTDTIMLMHVGSGPTVLLSIPRDSLVDIPGYDRTKINAAYAFGGPELLVQTVELNTGIRVDDYVEIGFGGLVKVVDSLGGVEICPETAIDDPLAGISLQAGCQEADGATALGYSRSRKTFATQDIQRVQSQREVIGSIAGEAKSPWTVLNPVRYVQVARAGTGSLAIGDNVGPISLARFAWSLSSAMGGGGLNCTVPLRDFAVNWDPERAPALFDLIASDRSADIGALCTPDGLPAA
- a CDS encoding ribose-phosphate diphosphokinase, with amino-acid sequence MNDIVVFSGSAHRGLAEQICSHLGTTLSPSETVRFSNDCLQVQLLANCRQRDVYIVQPLVPPTQDHLMELLLMVDAARGASASSVTVVVPHYAYARSDKKDASRISIGGKLVADMMATAGVSRVVTMTLHAPQVHGFFSMPLDHLTAIGELADYYRSTDLTDTVVVSPDFGNAKTASQFARLLGLPVAAGSKQRKADDKVVIDAIVGDVHGKRVIVLDDEIATGGSIIELIAMLEAEGVTETSVACTHGLFTGKAVERLRSHPLITEVVTTDTVPAPTDWPELKVRSVAPLFAEAIARIHAGESVSSLFDGVDPTHAPPQPKLPL
- a CDS encoding MBL fold metallo-hydrolase codes for the protein MRLTVVGCAGSYPGPDSAASCYLLETEHEGRTWRLVLDLGNGSLGQLQRYCDPRDVDGFAISHLHPDHCLDLTSYTVLSKYHPDGAYGRVPIHAPAGAAEYISVAGGPGGEPVCANLAFSVWEQDPVAEIGPFRVVATQVDHPVTAFGLRVEVQGHVVAYSGDTGPTPAIDDVARDADLFLCEASFLESRDNPPNLHLTGAEAGRFAASSGSRLLLVTHIPAWTDAAEVEADVKSSWDGDYRIVRPGDVFEV
- the murI gene encoding glutamate racemase produces the protein MSDAPIGIFDSGFGGLTVARAVLDQLPHESVLYLGDTARQPYGPLPISQVREYALDCLDHLVDHGVKALVIACNSASAAVLRDARERYAVPVVEVIVPATRRAVNATRNGRVGVICTQSTATSRAYDDAFAANPSIELHTRACPRFVEFVEAGVTGGEELITVAREYLAPLKEAGVDTLVLGCTHYPLLTGVVSYVMGDTVTLVSSAEETAKDVFALLAREDLARGPGASAPRHRFMTTGRPGEFGEIGRRFLGPEVGDVEAFTRPAPEVIA
- the rph gene encoding ribonuclease PH, coding for MTSREDGRAVDQLRDIRITRGWLDHAQGSCLIEFGKTRVLCAAAASEGVPRWRKGSGLGWVTAEYAMLPQATHDRSSRESVKGRIGGRTHEISRLVGRSLRATIDDKALGENTITIDCDVLQADGGTRTAAITGAYIALADAVAHLKGLGATAGEPLVESVAAISVGIVDGVPMLDLPYVEDVRAHTDMNVVMTGSGAFVEVQGTAEGQPFDKAELDALLELAAGGCADLTRLQTEALSA
- a CDS encoding non-canonical purine NTP pyrophosphatase produces the protein MTQVVLASNNAKKLTELRRILAPLVPGVEVLGLADVESYDEPAETEPTFAGNALLKARACLQVTGLPSLADDSGLCVDALNAMPGVLSARWSGVPKADGGDAANNALLLSQLSDVPDERRGARFVCAVALCLPGGVEVVEHGEMPGRVLRAEQGEGGFGYDPLFAADGYEVSTAELDPVEKDRISHRGRALTLMAPHVAHHLTSP